TTCGTCGACAGCCACGTGCACCTCGCCTACCACCCGGTGCACGCCGCGCTCGCCGCGGGCGGCGTCGCGGCGGCGGTGGATCTCGCGGCCCCGCTCGCGAGCCTCGACGCGCCGTCCGGGCCCCTGCGTGTCCTGAGCGCGGGCCCGATGATCACCGCGCCGGGTGGCTACCCGACGCAGTCGTGGGGCTACGACGGCTACGGCCTCGAGTGCGAAGGGAGCGAGTGCGTGGCCGCGGTGGATCGTCTGGCCGCGCGCGGCGTGCGGGTCATCAAGGTGCCTTTGACGGGGGAACGGCAGCTCGACGACGCGACCCTGGCGGGGGTCGTCGAGCGCGCGCACGGACACGGGCTGAAGGTGGCGGTGCACGCGTTGACGGAGGACGCCGCGCGCCGGGCCGCGCTCGCGGGCGCGGACGTGCTCGCCCACACGCCCACCGAGCCCTTGTCGGACGAGACGCTGGCGCGCTGGGCGGAGCGCGCGGTGATCAGCACCCTGGGCGCCTTCGGCGGCGCGTCGCGGGAGAACCTCGCGCGCCTGCACGCGGCCGGCGCGACGGTGCTCTACGGCACGGACCTCGGCAACACGCGCGACGCGCGGATCGACCCGCGCGAGATCGCGGCGCTGCGGGAGGTCGGGCTCGATGGCGCGGCCATCCTCGCGGCCGGCACCCGCGCGCCGGCCGCGTTCTGGGGCATGGACGACCTCGGCGCGCTCGAGCCGGGGCGAGCGGCGAGCTTCCTCCTCCTCGACGCCGATCCGCTCCTCGCGCCCGAGACGCTCTCGACGCCTCGCGCGGTCTACCTCGACGGCGCGCTCATTCGCTGAGCGGGGCGCGCACGAAGCGGTGGCGCTCCGGCCCCCCGAGCGGCTGGTGGAGCCCGTCGTCCTTCATCCCGGCGCGGAGCGCGACGTGCTTCGACGCCTCGTTCGCGGGGGACGTCAGCGCCACGAAGGCCTTGTCCGGCACGGCCGCCATCAGCGCGCTCAGCGCCTCGGTCGCCAGTCCCTCGCCCCAGCGCCTGGGGACGACGGCGTAGAAGACCTCGAGCGCCTCGCCGAAGGGGATGGGGTGGAGCGCGACGGTGCCGAGGAAGGCGTCGGAGGCCAGGTCCGCGACAGTCAGACCCCACACGGGCTCCTCGGTCTCGTACGACTTCACGATGGTGTCGAACACCTCGCGCGCGCCGTCGGGGGTCCGCTGCCACTCGGGCACGCTGAGGTGCTCGTGAAAGCGCGCGTCGCAGACCAGCTTCACGAACGCGTCTCGGTCTTCGGGCTGATGGCGCCGCAGCTTCAGGCGCTCGGTCTCGATCGGTAGCTCGAGCATGCCTCGCCACCATGAGGGGCGAGCGCCCCTCGGGGCAAGCGCAACCGTCACCCGCGTCGCAGCGGGATCACCTTCGCGCTCCGCGGCGGCGGATCGACGGGAGGCAGCGCGAGCACGAGGGTCTCGATGTGCGGCAGCGCGCGCACGGCCGGGCCCTCCGCGTGGAGCTCCGAGTAGGCGCCGTCGTAGACGAGCGCGAGCAGGTAGATCTGCGCGAAGCCGCGCGCGAACACACCCCAGTCGCCGGCGTGCTCGGCCACCCGATCGGGCGCCTGACCGCCGCGGCACTGCGCGCGGGCCGCGCCCACCGCGGTGGCGATCTGCAGGGCCTCCTGCCACTCCGCGCGGCCCCAGCTGGGCGCGACCCCGGCCAGACGGTTGAAGCGGTGGCCCCAGCGCTGCGCCACCGTCTCGTCCACGCCCGCCTCGCGCAGGGTGTCCTCGGAGGGCACGCGACCCTCGGCGAGCCAGCGGGCGGGATCGAGGCCCTTGGCCGCGACGTCCTTGGCGAGCAGGCGGGCGCGCTCCATCGCGTCGAGATCCCACGCCGTCGCGCGGGGGGCCGAGCAGCCCCACAGCACCGGCGAGCGCTCGTCGAAGACCAGCGCCGCGCGCGCGCCCGTCCGCTCCGCCAGCGCGTCGAGCTGCTCGTCCAGCTCGCGCTGTTTGGCCGCCGCGAGGCCGACGCGCGGGATCTCGATGCGCCCCGCCACCTCCTCGAACGGCGCGACGAGCGCGTCGAGCTTCTCCGCCATGTCGCGCGTGGGCGCCTCGTCGAAGCGGGCCACCACCCGCCAGCCGGGCACCAGCTCGGTGAAGAGGGTGTGCGGGTCGTCGGGTGCGCGGCCCCCGAGCTCGGCCCGTA
The sequence above is drawn from the Sandaracinaceae bacterium genome and encodes:
- a CDS encoding amidohydrolase family protein — protein: MRATLVSLMLLSCTARGEPFSARAEVGRARDAAATEGCFTLENARAPGGAPTTLVVRDGRVAEGDCARRVDAQGAFVTPAFVDSHVHLAYHPVHAALAAGGVAAAVDLAAPLASLDAPSGPLRVLSAGPMITAPGGYPTQSWGYDGYGLECEGSECVAAVDRLAARGVRVIKVPLTGERQLDDATLAGVVERAHGHGLKVAVHALTEDAARRAALAGADVLAHTPTEPLSDETLARWAERAVISTLGAFGGASRENLARLHAAGATVLYGTDLGNTRDARIDPREIAALREVGLDGAAILAAGTRAPAAFWGMDDLGALEPGRAASFLLLDADPLLAPETLSTPRAVYLDGALIR
- a CDS encoding GNAT family N-acetyltransferase, giving the protein MLELPIETERLKLRRHQPEDRDAFVKLVCDARFHEHLSVPEWQRTPDGAREVFDTIVKSYETEEPVWGLTVADLASDAFLGTVALHPIPFGEALEVFYAVVPRRWGEGLATEALSALMAAVPDKAFVALTSPANEASKHVALRAGMKDDGLHQPLGGPERHRFVRAPLSE